In Notolabrus celidotus isolate fNotCel1 chromosome 10, fNotCel1.pri, whole genome shotgun sequence, one DNA window encodes the following:
- the chpfa gene encoding chondroitin sulfate synthase 2, with translation MRFSAFISVLRSVGPVVIGISLGFTLSLLSVNWTEEACFSDVKDGEDVTLGRDGQLKGARKPNSISTANDVESDGDFEPRIVPYKQVQQGTPKKVFRAKYISTELGMRERLFVGVLTSKNTINTLGVAVNRTISHHLDTVVFFTGMRSRKVPHGMFVVSHGDERLIWNMFQNIKYILDHYINEYDWFYFVQDDAYTEADRIKTLVDHLSMDRELYIGSPEEFIGGKMEGKYCYGGFGYLLSRTLLLRLQPFLENCRNDILSARPDEWLGRCIIDYTSTNCVAEYEGLEYHHYQLGKNSDPSKEQNEHFKKALVVHPVSDPEQMYRLHRYFSEIELQKTYDEIAKLQAEIINVSVVAFEGNRSAQWPVGISPPFEPKSRFEVLKWEHFTEEEIYSCIDGSPKCELQGIDRMDVADVIATAMGELNKKYKPVLHLKKQQLINGYRRFDPVRGMEYTLDLQLEVVNQKGYSRSITKRVHLVRPLSRIEIIPMPYVTEATRVHIIIPLTLQDRTYVSHFLEVFASNAFETSENAILTFLFIYDPVEAQQVNQNDIFASVKTQINAYEHKYPTVKIPWISVKTETPSQIKYMDIISKKHPVDTLFFLASANTNISPEFLNRCRMNSINNWQVFFPIHFQDFNPDVAFHNQQHPVTVDLIKEAGHFDRRSFEEACFYNSDYMATRTRMVADVQENEEILETLDIYDIFVKYSGLHVFRAVEPALHQQYKYQECNPHLSEDIYHRCVQSNMEGVGSRSQLAMLLFEQEQGNST, from the exons ATGAGATTTTCAGCCTTTATTTCTGTCCTCCGATCGGTCGGCCCGGTGGTCATCGGTATTTCTTTGGGGTTTACATTGAGTTTACTCAGTGTGAACTGGACGGAAGAAGCGTGTTTCTCGGATGTGAAAGATGGTGAGGATGTGACTTTGGGTCGAGATGGACAGCTTAAGGGAGCTCGGAAGCCCAACTCTATATCGACTGCCAACGATGTGGAATCCGATGGAGACTTCGAACCAAGAATAGTGCCATACAAACAAGTTCAGCAGGGTACCCCCAAGAAAGTTTTCAG AGCGAAATACATCAGCACAGAGCTGGGAATGCGAGAGCGTCTGTTTGTTGGGGTCCTGACATCCAAAAACACAATTAACACCCTGGGTGTCGCCGTCAATCGCACCATTAGCCACCACCTGGACACCGTGGTCTTCTTCACTGGTATGCGCAGCCGCAAAGTTCCTCATGGCATGTTCGTTGTGTCTCACGGAGACGAGAGGCTGATATGGAACATGTTTCAgaacatcaaatacattttagatCATTACATCAACGAATATGACTGGTTTTACTTTGTGCAAGATGATGCCTACACTGAAGCTGACAGGATTAAAACCCTAGTAGATCACCTTAGTATGGACCGAGAGCTTTATATTGGCAGTCCTGAGGAGTTCATCGGGGGGAAGATGGAGGGAAAGTATTGCTACGGAGGTTTTGGGTACCTCTTGTCACGTACCTTGCTCCTCCGACTTCAGCCCTTCCTGGAAAACTGTAGGAATGACATCTTGAGTGCAAGGCCTGACGAGTGGCTTGGAAGATGCATCATTGATTATACGAGCACAAACTGTGTTGCAGAATACGAG gGGCTAGAGTATCACCATTATCAGTTGGGGAAAAACTCTGATCCCAGTAAAGAGCAGAACGAACACTTCAAGAAGGCTCTGGTTGTCCATCCAGTGTCTGACCCTGAGCAGATGTACCGGCTGCACAGATACTTCAGTGAGATTGAACTCCAGAAGACTTACGATGAGATCGCTAAGCTCCAG GCAGAAATAATAAATGTGAGTGTAGTTGCTTTCGAGGGAAACCGAAGCGCCCAGTGGCCTGTGGGGATCAGTCCACCATTTGAGCCCAAATCTCGCTTTGAAGTTTTGAAGTGGGAACATTTTACAGAAGAGGAGATTTACTCATGCATCGATGGCTCTCCAAAATGTGAACTACAGGGCATTGATCGCATGGATGTCGCTGATGTTATTGCCACAGCCATGGGAGAGCTAAATAAGAAGTACAAGCCTGTCTTACACctgaagaagcagcagctgatTAATGGATACAGGCGCTTTGACCCTGTCAGAGGCATGGAATATACCTTGGACCTCCAGCTTGAGGTGGTTAACCAAAAAGGTTATAGTCGTTCAATCACTAAGCGGGTTCATTTGGTGCGACCTTTGAGTCGGATTGAGATCATCCCCATGCCGTATGTAACCGAGGCTACAAGGGTTCACATCATTATACCTCTCACTCTTCAAGACCGGACTTATGTCAGCCACTTCCTGGAGGTTTTTGCCTCGAATGCTTTTGAGACGAGTGAAAACGCCATCCTTActttcttgtttatttatgaCCCAGTGGAAGCACAGCAGGTGAATCAGAATGATATATTTGCCAGTGTGAAAACTCAGATAAATGCTTATGAACATAAATACCCCACAGTAAAAATCCCGTGGATAAGTGTCAAGACGGAAACACCATCCCAGATTAAGTATATGGATATCATCTCCAAGAAGCACCCCGTTGACACTCTGTTCTTCTTAGCCAGTGCCAACACAAACATTAGTCCTGAGTTTCTGAACCGCTGCCGCATGAATTCCATCAACAACTGGCAGGTGTTTTTCCCCATCCATTTCCAGGACTTCAACCCTGATGTGGCCTTTCACAACCAGCAGCATCCTGTGACGGTCGATCTGATCAAGGAAGCGGGCCATTTCGACCGCAGGTCATTTGAAGAAGCGTGCTTTTACAACTCAGACTACATGGCAACACGCACACGCATGGTGGCGGACGTCCAAGAGAATGAAGAGATTCTAGAAACACTGGACATCTACGACATATTCGTGAAGTATTCAGGTCTCCACGTCTTTAGGGCAGTGGAGCCGGCATTGCACCAGCAGTACAAGTACCAAGAATGCAATCCACACCTTAGTGAAGACATCTATCATAGGTGTGTTCAGAGCAATATGGAAGGTGTTGGTTCCCGCTCCCAGCTCGCTATGCTTCTGTTTGAACAAGAGCAAGGAAACAGCACTTGA